The Acidimicrobiales bacterium genome window below encodes:
- a CDS encoding HNH endonuclease, translating to MVRAAGHVGSLALDERRREMTVTYVGAMAVSRTRKAKAARKRKRRMDRVDHDLSAAQWTALKAAWGGCAYCGEKDKPLQRDCVLALSRGGRYTLDNIVPACRSCNTSKCNDEVTGWLRRKRFDERTFLLRHLEINTTLALQFETETPDTIAP from the coding sequence ATGGTACGCGCTGCCGGCCACGTGGGTTCCCTGGCGCTGGATGAGCGCCGTCGGGAGATGACGGTCACCTACGTTGGTGCGATGGCGGTCAGCAGAACCCGCAAGGCCAAGGCCGCCCGCAAGCGCAAGCGCCGCATGGATCGCGTCGACCACGACCTCAGCGCTGCGCAGTGGACCGCGCTCAAAGCCGCATGGGGTGGTTGCGCGTACTGCGGCGAGAAGGACAAGCCGCTCCAGCGCGACTGCGTGCTGGCGCTCTCCCGTGGCGGGCGGTACACGCTGGACAACATCGTGCCGGCCTGCCGCTCGTGCAACACGAGCAAGTGCAACGACGAGGTCACCGGTTGGCTGCGGCGCAAGCGGTTCGACGAGCGCACCTTCCTCCTGCGCCACCTCGAGATCAACACGACGCTCGCGCTGCAGTTCGAAACCGAGACGCCGGACACGATCGCCCCCTGA
- a CDS encoding iron-containing redox enzyme family protein yields MPRGPLSEHVIRTLGRPPDEGSTLPVDDPSDVEDEQLALFLLQQISYRPIVGVDPAWEDQPSLLVLRERLEQAMEQRLRDLLMVPVCAPAAVPDALLALIDGAEGPSLSDWLDSRGTLVHLQEFAVHRSAYQLQEADPHSFAIPRLAAGKAKTALLELQMDEYGGHEPTEAHSVLFAQTMRALGIDPDDGADIERLPAVTLATNTLLNRLGRTRRLVGACIGHLAVFEMTSVEPMARYAAAIRRVLDGEDATAAARFFDVHVAADGLHARLAMERLVDGFVEQYPADAPDLVFGAAALMHVEHELTEHLLACWDAGNTSLRTPLESTRLRGL; encoded by the coding sequence TTGCCTCGGGGACCGCTCAGCGAGCACGTGATCAGGACGCTGGGTCGCCCTCCGGATGAGGGAAGCACTCTGCCGGTCGACGATCCGAGCGATGTCGAAGACGAGCAGCTGGCGTTGTTCCTGCTCCAGCAGATCAGCTACCGGCCCATCGTCGGTGTCGACCCGGCTTGGGAGGACCAACCGTCGTTGCTCGTGCTCCGGGAGCGGCTCGAGCAGGCCATGGAGCAGCGGCTGCGAGATCTCCTCATGGTCCCCGTCTGCGCGCCCGCGGCGGTGCCCGATGCGCTGCTGGCTTTGATCGACGGTGCCGAGGGGCCATCGCTGTCGGACTGGCTGGACTCGCGAGGCACCCTGGTCCACCTCCAGGAGTTCGCGGTGCACCGATCGGCCTACCAGCTACAGGAAGCCGATCCCCACAGCTTCGCCATCCCTCGCCTGGCGGCAGGGAAGGCCAAGACGGCGCTCCTCGAGTTGCAGATGGACGAGTACGGCGGCCACGAGCCCACCGAAGCGCACTCGGTGCTGTTCGCCCAGACGATGCGAGCCCTCGGCATCGATCCCGACGACGGCGCCGACATCGAGCGACTTCCCGCAGTGACCCTGGCCACGAACACCTTGCTGAACCGGCTGGGACGGACCCGCCGGCTCGTCGGAGCCTGCATCGGGCATCTCGCCGTGTTCGAGATGACCTCCGTCGAGCCCATGGCCCGCTACGCCGCCGCCATCCGGAGAGTGCTCGACGGCGAGGACGCAACCGCGGCGGCCCGGTTCTTCGACGTCCATGTCGCCGCTGACGGCCTCCACGCCCGCCTCGCGATGGAACGCCTCGTGGACGGCTTCGTCGAGCAGTACCCCGCCGACGCTCCCGACCTGGTCTTCGGAGCGGCCGCACTGATGCACGTCGAGCATGAGCTGACCGAACACCTCCTCGCCTGCTGGGACGCCGGCAACACCTCCCTGCGCACACCCCTCGAGAGCACCAGACTCCGAGGGCTCTAG
- a CDS encoding DUF6766 family protein, producing MTAMRRVVREHSLSIVTLGMFLVIWLGGQVWAGHRTYNDEQRSHGQPTVSVADYLTRAEFGEATFENWESEFLQMGVYVLLTAWLVQKGSAESRPPEGDGSFGEDPSEHSDDAESPWPVRRGGLVLQVYERSLGIALLGLFLLAFLGHLVTGARAFNAEQLEHGGTPVSTVGYLFRSQFWFESLQNWQSEFLAVGVLVVLSIFLRQRGSPESKPVHAPHHQTGSE from the coding sequence ATGACTGCCATGCGGCGTGTCGTCAGGGAACACAGCTTGTCGATCGTGACGTTGGGGATGTTCCTGGTGATCTGGCTCGGTGGGCAGGTGTGGGCTGGTCATCGGACCTACAACGACGAGCAACGCTCTCATGGGCAGCCGACTGTGAGCGTGGCCGACTACCTCACGCGTGCGGAGTTCGGGGAGGCGACCTTCGAGAACTGGGAGTCCGAGTTCTTGCAGATGGGCGTGTACGTGCTGCTCACCGCCTGGCTCGTGCAGAAGGGTTCGGCCGAGTCCAGGCCGCCGGAGGGCGACGGGAGCTTCGGCGAGGATCCGAGCGAGCACAGTGACGACGCCGAGAGTCCCTGGCCGGTCCGTCGCGGTGGTCTCGTGCTCCAGGTCTACGAGCGCTCGCTCGGCATCGCCCTGCTCGGCCTGTTCCTACTTGCGTTCCTCGGGCACCTCGTCACCGGCGCCCGGGCGTTCAACGCCGAGCAGCTCGAGCACGGGGGAACCCCCGTGTCCACCGTCGGCTACCTGTTCAGGTCCCAGTTCTGGTTCGAGTCGTTGCAGAACTGGCAGTCCGAGTTCCTCGCCGTCGGCGTCCTCGTCGTGCTCAGCATCTTCCTGCGCCAGCGCGGCTCGCCCGAGTCCAAGCCGGTCCACGCCCCGCATCATCAGACCGGTAGCGAATGA
- a CDS encoding GlsB/YeaQ/YmgE family stress response membrane protein has translation MGLVVLLVIGLVAGAIARFLVPGRDNLGLIGTLLLGIIGSFVGGMLAVALTDRTMDDFGGSGLFGSIIGAVVALVAYRLMQPRGRLTGRPGTRI, from the coding sequence ATGGGACTCGTCGTGCTACTCGTGATCGGGCTCGTCGCCGGTGCGATCGCCCGCTTCCTGGTTCCCGGCCGCGACAACCTCGGTCTGATCGGAACCCTGCTGCTGGGGATCATCGGCTCGTTCGTCGGCGGAATGCTCGCCGTGGCCCTGACCGACCGCACCATGGACGACTTCGGAGGCTCGGGACTCTTCGGTTCGATCATCGGTGCGGTCGTCGCACTCGTCGCCTATCGCTTGATGCAGCCCCGAGGCCGGCTCACAGGTCGCCCCGGCACCCGAATCTGA
- a CDS encoding DUF2231 domain-containing protein, producing the protein MRRFSVRPSLTFRGRRFNGLRGWSGKPLHPPLTDFPIAAYVLAATFDVISIVGGDDNAWARDFWHAGTYVFIGGAAVSVLAALTGLWDAWKSSEAGTQARRTINSHATIMTTVTVLALADIGWRLNGYNTHAYTPVGIVALSVVIALLVSVGATFGGTLVYDYGFNVETAGDSPVWHKSERDVLPGQHD; encoded by the coding sequence GTGAGGCGCTTCTCGGTGCGGCCGTCGCTCACGTTCCGGGGTCGCAGGTTCAACGGGCTGCGGGGTTGGTCGGGCAAGCCGCTGCACCCACCGCTCACCGACTTCCCCATCGCCGCTTACGTGCTCGCCGCGACGTTCGACGTGATCTCGATCGTCGGCGGCGACGACAACGCATGGGCTCGGGATTTCTGGCACGCCGGCACCTACGTCTTCATCGGCGGCGCCGCGGTATCGGTGCTGGCCGCGCTGACAGGACTGTGGGATGCGTGGAAGTCGTCCGAGGCCGGCACGCAGGCGCGCCGCACGATCAACAGCCACGCCACGATCATGACCACCGTCACCGTGCTCGCGCTGGCCGACATCGGATGGCGACTGAACGGCTACAACACCCACGCCTACACGCCCGTGGGCATCGTGGCCCTCTCGGTGGTGATCGCGTTGCTGGTGTCGGTGGGAGCGACCTTCGGCGGCACCCTCGTCTACGACTACGGGTTCAACGTCGAAACCGCAGGCGACTCCCCCGTGTGGCACAAATCCGAACGCGACGTGCTCCCCGGCCAACACGACTGA
- a CDS encoding GNAT family N-acetyltransferase → MATDADLAIDLLEGAANRDAALVGELTGLINDVYAIAERGLWRDGATRTTTTELAEVIAAGQIAVATQEGHIVGSVHVHQVADDVGGFGMLVAAPDHRGSGIGRALVEFAEQHSREHGLHAMRLELLVPRGWRHPTKEFLTSWYGRIGYRLVRTGTIDDAHPHLGPLLATPCDLQVHEKPLDAHDSDAAGRRR, encoded by the coding sequence ATGGCAACCGACGCTGACCTCGCCATCGACCTGCTGGAGGGAGCGGCCAACCGTGACGCAGCCCTCGTCGGGGAGCTGACCGGCCTCATCAACGACGTCTACGCCATTGCCGAGCGCGGCCTCTGGCGTGACGGGGCCACGCGAACGACGACGACCGAGCTTGCCGAGGTCATCGCCGCCGGACAGATCGCCGTCGCCACTCAAGAAGGGCACATCGTCGGCAGCGTCCACGTCCACCAGGTCGCCGATGACGTCGGCGGGTTCGGGATGCTGGTCGCCGCCCCCGACCACCGCGGGAGCGGCATCGGCCGGGCCCTCGTGGAGTTCGCCGAGCAGCACAGCCGCGAGCACGGACTGCACGCGATGCGGCTCGAGCTCCTCGTCCCGCGCGGTTGGCGGCACCCGACCAAGGAGTTCCTCACGTCGTGGTACGGCCGGATCGGCTACCGGCTCGTCCGCACCGGCACCATCGACGATGCTCATCCGCACCTGGGGCCGCTCCTCGCCACGCCGTGCGACCTTCAGGTCCACGAGAAGCCACTCGACGCACACGACAGTGACGCCGCTGGGAGGCGCAGGTGA
- a CDS encoding NAD(P)-dependent alcohol dehydrogenase, which translates to MRAVVYDRYGGPDVLRVDDVPMPAPGPGQVRVRVAATSVNLSDWECLRGSPLYARMGGLRSPARPTLGSDIAGWVDAAGEGVTRFRPGDEVYGDNLALKGGFAEYTVAAESALTFKPAELSFAQASTIPQAGAIALQGTDGAAAGRRLLVNGGGGGSGAFAVQLAKRLGAHVTGVDNAGKLDFMRSLGADEVIDYRSEDFSRRTPPYDLILDLVAYRSVFAYRRALAPGGRYRCAGGSVRALLRILTVGWAAGRLTGRRIGVLVVKEGPAHFEALTHLCVAGDVSIRIDRTFGLDEVPEALAHVGEGRALGKVVVTVD; encoded by the coding sequence GTGAGGGCGGTCGTCTACGACCGGTATGGAGGCCCGGACGTGCTGCGGGTCGACGACGTCCCGATGCCGGCTCCGGGCCCGGGGCAGGTGAGGGTCCGGGTGGCCGCGACGTCGGTCAATCTCAGCGACTGGGAGTGCCTGCGCGGCTCGCCGCTGTATGCCCGAATGGGTGGGCTGCGCTCGCCGGCGCGCCCGACGCTCGGTTCTGACATCGCCGGGTGGGTCGACGCCGCCGGCGAGGGCGTCACCCGCTTCCGACCAGGTGACGAGGTCTATGGCGACAACCTCGCCCTCAAGGGCGGCTTCGCCGAGTACACGGTCGCGGCCGAATCGGCCCTCACCTTCAAGCCCGCCGAGCTGAGCTTCGCCCAGGCATCCACGATCCCCCAGGCGGGAGCCATCGCTCTGCAAGGAACCGACGGCGCCGCGGCCGGGAGGCGGTTGCTGGTCAACGGGGGCGGCGGCGGTTCGGGCGCGTTCGCCGTACAGCTCGCCAAGCGACTCGGCGCCCACGTGACGGGCGTCGACAACGCCGGCAAGCTCGATTTCATGCGGTCCCTCGGCGCCGACGAGGTCATCGACTACCGCAGCGAAGACTTCTCCCGCCGCACCCCGCCCTACGACCTCATCCTCGACCTCGTCGCCTACCGGTCCGTGTTCGCCTACCGCCGAGCTCTCGCCCCCGGCGGTCGGTACCGCTGCGCCGGCGGTTCCGTGCGCGCGCTGCTCCGCATCCTGACGGTCGGCTGGGCCGCCGGCCGGCTCACCGGTCGACGGATCGGGGTCCTCGTCGTCAAGGAAGGACCGGCCCATTTCGAGGCGCTGACCCACCTCTGCGTCGCGGGTGACGTCAGCATCCGCATCGACCGCACGTTCGGGCTCGACGAAGTTCCCGAGGCTCTCGCCCACGTCGGCGAAGGCCGCGCCCTCGGCAAGGTCGTGGTCACCGTGGACTGA